The Devosia yakushimensis genome has a segment encoding these proteins:
- the hisH gene encoding imidazole glycerol phosphate synthase subunit HisH, protein MSLVTIIDYGAGNLHSAAKAFERMAATLDSRPVIEVTSDPDRVRRADRIMLPGVGAFAECKAGLDAVDGMVEVLQERVIAGGVPFLGVCVGMQLLASEGREKVVTPGLGWIAGAVEKLDPSDPALKIPHMGWNTIEVLRPHALLAGIPTGPDGLHAYFVHSYHLVTDAPDTLVATADYGGPVTACVGRDNIFGTQFHPEKSQALGLKLIENFLRWAP, encoded by the coding sequence ATGAGTCTCGTCACCATTATCGATTACGGCGCGGGCAATCTGCACTCGGCCGCCAAGGCGTTTGAGCGCATGGCCGCAACGCTCGATTCCCGCCCGGTGATTGAGGTCACCTCCGACCCCGACCGCGTGCGTCGGGCCGATCGGATCATGCTGCCCGGCGTCGGCGCCTTTGCCGAATGCAAGGCGGGGCTCGATGCCGTTGATGGCATGGTCGAGGTTTTGCAGGAGCGGGTGATTGCCGGCGGCGTGCCCTTTCTCGGCGTCTGCGTCGGCATGCAATTGCTGGCCAGTGAAGGCCGCGAGAAAGTCGTCACGCCCGGCCTTGGCTGGATTGCCGGCGCGGTCGAAAAACTTGACCCCTCCGATCCCGCGCTGAAAATTCCGCATATGGGCTGGAACACGATTGAGGTCCTGCGCCCCCATGCGCTGCTTGCCGGCATTCCCACCGGGCCCGATGGGCTGCATGCCTATTTCGTGCACTCCTATCATCTGGTGACAGATGCGCCCGACACGCTTGTTGCCACCGCCGATTACGGCGGGCCGGTTACCGCCTGCGTCGGCCGCGACAATATCTTCGGCACCCAGTTCCACCCGGAAAAAAGCCAGGCGCTGGGCCTCAAACTGATCGAGAATTTTTTGCGGTGGGCGCCATGA
- a CDS encoding methylated-DNA--[protein]-cysteine S-methyltransferase, whose product MGVPMNQIMPLTPDTDYETIQTAIRYLSENGPDVADLPRFARALGLTERQLSDLFRRWCGLSPKSFAQAVALDHAKSLLRARESVLDTTYQVGLSSTSRLHDLFVAYEAMPPGIFRAGGEGLDMVWGVAPSPFGLAVVTATEYGMSGLGFADAKTSVEQAFEDLANRWPKARFTRNDARVAPLIAQAFDPARWSADRPVRVVLIGTDFEVKVWETLLKIPVGQATTYSAVANHIGRPTAARAVGAAVGKNPISFVVPCHRVVGTSGALTGYHWGVPRKRAILGWEAGVVSAAH is encoded by the coding sequence ATGGGTGTTCCAATGAACCAGATCATGCCCCTTACGCCCGATACCGACTACGAAACCATCCAGACTGCCATCCGCTATCTGAGCGAGAATGGCCCGGACGTTGCCGACCTGCCGCGCTTTGCCCGCGCGCTGGGATTGACCGAGCGGCAATTGAGCGACCTCTTCCGGCGCTGGTGCGGCCTTTCTCCCAAAAGCTTTGCCCAGGCCGTGGCGCTGGACCATGCCAAGAGCCTGCTGCGCGCGCGGGAAAGCGTGCTCGATACCACCTATCAGGTGGGATTGAGCTCCACATCCCGGTTGCACGACCTGTTCGTTGCCTATGAAGCCATGCCGCCCGGCATTTTCCGCGCCGGTGGGGAAGGGCTCGACATGGTCTGGGGCGTCGCGCCCTCGCCCTTCGGGCTGGCCGTGGTAACGGCTACTGAATATGGCATGTCGGGGCTGGGCTTTGCCGATGCCAAAACCAGCGTGGAACAGGCCTTCGAAGACCTGGCCAATCGCTGGCCCAAGGCGCGCTTTACCCGCAACGATGCCCGTGTCGCCCCGCTGATCGCCCAGGCCTTCGATCCCGCGCGCTGGTCGGCAGACCGGCCGGTGCGGGTGGTGCTGATCGGCACCGATTTCGAGGTCAAGGTGTGGGAAACGCTGCTCAAGATTCCGGTGGGGCAGGCAACGACCTATTCGGCCGTCGCCAACCATATCGGCCGGCCCACCGCGGCGCGTGCCGTCGGCGCGGCCGTGGGCAAGAACCCCATCAGCTTCGTCGTGCCCTGCCATCGCGTGGTGGGCACATCAGGCGCGCTGACCGGCTATCACTGGGGCGTGCCGCGCAAACGGGCCATCCTGGGCTGGGAAGCCGGCGTGGTCTCGGCCGCGCATTAA
- the coaA gene encoding type I pantothenate kinase yields MSKRKGPNPYHHFTKAEWSALRADEPMTLTRDDIARLRTLSDPISLEEAEEVYLPLTRLLSFYVEAIQGLHNVSARFLETPDHKVPFIIGVAGSVAVGKSTTARILQALLQRWPSSPKVDLVTTDGFLYPNAVLTERGIMQRKGFPESYDRGRFVAFLADIKSGKANVKAPVYSHLVYDVVPGGEVVVDRPDILIVEGLNILQPGELPKNGNPIVFASDFLDFSIYIDADTDELEGWYLERFFRLRETAFQDPTSYFRRIAEMSEEEAGEFGRNIWRTINLPNLIDNVLPTRGRADLVLKKGRDHLIEEVQLRRV; encoded by the coding sequence ATGAGCAAGCGCAAGGGACCCAATCCCTACCACCATTTCACCAAGGCGGAATGGTCCGCTTTGCGCGCCGATGAGCCCATGACGCTGACGCGGGACGACATTGCCCGCCTGCGCACACTGTCGGACCCCATTTCGCTGGAAGAGGCCGAGGAAGTCTATCTGCCGCTGACGCGCCTCCTGTCCTTCTATGTCGAGGCCATCCAGGGCCTGCACAATGTTTCAGCGCGGTTCCTCGAAACACCGGACCACAAAGTGCCCTTCATCATCGGGGTCGCCGGATCAGTCGCGGTCGGCAAATCCACCACCGCGCGTATTCTCCAGGCCCTGCTGCAGCGCTGGCCGTCGAGCCCCAAGGTTGACCTGGTGACCACCGACGGTTTTTTGTATCCCAATGCGGTGCTGACCGAGCGCGGCATCATGCAGCGCAAGGGCTTTCCCGAAAGCTATGACCGTGGGCGCTTCGTCGCCTTCCTCGCCGATATCAAATCGGGCAAGGCCAATGTCAAAGCCCCGGTCTATTCGCACCTGGTCTATGACGTGGTGCCGGGAGGAGAGGTCGTGGTCGACCGGCCCGATATCCTGATCGTCGAGGGGCTCAATATTTTGCAGCCCGGCGAATTGCCGAAAAACGGCAATCCGATCGTCTTTGCGTCCGACTTCCTCGATTTCTCGATCTATATCGACGCCGACACCGACGAGCTGGAGGGCTGGTATCTCGAGCGCTTCTTCCGTCTGCGCGAAACCGCCTTCCAGGACCCGACCTCCTATTTCCGCCGTATCGCTGAAATGAGCGAGGAGGAAGCCGGCGAGTTCGGCCGCAATATCTGGCGGACGATCAACTTGCCCAACCTGATCGACAATGTCCTGCCCACCCGCGGCCGCGCCGATCTGGTGCTCAAAAAGGGCAGGGATCATCTGATCGAGGAAGTGCAGCTGAGAAGGGTTTAG
- a CDS encoding 2,3-bisphosphoglycerate-dependent phosphoglycerate mutase encodes MTGTLILVRHGESEWNLKNLFTGWRNPDLTEKGIGEARATGKALKAKGILPDLYYTSALRRAQHTLDLMLEEMDILNVTITRNIALNERDYGDLSGLNKDDARAKWGEEQVLIWRRSFDVPPPGGESLKDTAARTLPYYEAEILPQLKAGKTILIAAHGNSLRALVMAIEGLTPEQILKREIATGQPTVYNIGAEGQLEARIEI; translated from the coding sequence ATGACCGGCACCCTGATCCTCGTGCGCCATGGCGAAAGCGAGTGGAACCTCAAGAACCTCTTTACCGGCTGGCGCAATCCGGACCTGACCGAAAAGGGCATCGGGGAAGCCCGCGCCACCGGCAAGGCGCTGAAAGCCAAGGGCATCTTGCCCGATCTCTATTACACCTCCGCCCTGCGCCGCGCCCAGCACACGCTGGACCTGATGCTGGAAGAGATGGATATCCTCAACGTCACCATCACCCGCAATATCGCGCTCAACGAGCGCGACTATGGGGACCTCTCGGGCCTCAACAAGGATGATGCGCGGGCCAAATGGGGTGAGGAACAGGTGCTGATCTGGCGCCGCTCCTTCGATGTGCCCCCGCCGGGCGGGGAAAGCCTCAAGGACACCGCGGCCCGCACCCTGCCCTATTACGAGGCGGAAATCCTGCCCCAGCTCAAGGCCGGCAAGACCATTCTTATCGCCGCCCATGGCAATTCGCTGCGGGCGCTGGTGATGGCGATTGAGGGGCTGACGCCCGAGCAGATTTTGAAGCGGGAAATCGCGACGGGTCAGCCCACGGTTTACAATATCGGGGCCGAAGGGCAGCTCGAAGCGCGGATCGAAATTTAA
- a CDS encoding DUF2244 domain-containing protein translates to MPMQATTTSPLFAAELTPHRALGRGGKRLVAALLVLLILSPLLLVLSGSFWAMAGFAALDGVAIALTFYFSSRQGKRREIVRMWSDQLEIASVDAKGDRVLRRFEPRLVRLVLERDDNERTLALRLRAGREDIEIGAFLNSDDKASFAKAFGTALRKARA, encoded by the coding sequence ATGCCGATGCAAGCCACAACCACTTCGCCGCTGTTTGCCGCGGAACTGACGCCTCACCGCGCCTTGGGGCGGGGCGGCAAGCGGCTTGTCGCGGCCCTGCTGGTTCTTTTGATTCTCTCGCCGCTCCTGCTGGTGCTGTCCGGCTCGTTCTGGGCCATGGCGGGCTTTGCCGCGCTTGATGGCGTGGCGATTGCCCTCACCTTCTATTTTTCCTCGCGCCAGGGCAAAAGGCGCGAAATCGTGCGCATGTGGTCCGACCAGCTGGAGATTGCCAGCGTGGATGCCAAAGGCGACCGCGTCTTGCGCCGCTTCGAGCCGCGGCTGGTGCGGCTGGTGCTGGAGCGGGACGACAATGAAAGAACGCTGGCCCTGCGCCTGCGGGCCGGGCGCGAAGACATCGAAATCGGAGCCTTCCTCAACAGCGATGACAAGGCGAGCTTCGCCAAGGCTTTTGGCACCGCGCTGCGCAAGGCCCGCGCCTGA
- a CDS encoding DUF2214 family protein yields MDIGLLLAIAHHLAVFTLVGIIAAEFAMLRPGIAGSRLNQLAKIDGAYGAVAGLVIVVGFLRVFFGGTDASYYLTNFAFWGKMAAFLVVGLLSIQPTLSLLRWRKRLASEPDFAPPASEIAASRRFVHGEVAVLVLIPIFAAAMARGYGIA; encoded by the coding sequence ATGGATATCGGACTCCTGCTGGCGATTGCTCACCACCTGGCGGTCTTTACCCTGGTCGGCATCATTGCCGCCGAATTTGCCATGCTGCGGCCGGGCATTGCCGGAAGCCGGCTCAACCAGCTCGCCAAAATCGATGGCGCCTATGGCGCGGTGGCGGGCCTGGTTATCGTGGTGGGGTTCCTCCGCGTCTTTTTCGGCGGCACCGATGCGAGCTATTACCTGACCAATTTCGCCTTCTGGGGCAAAATGGCGGCCTTCCTCGTGGTGGGGCTATTGTCGATCCAGCCGACGCTATCGCTGCTGCGCTGGCGCAAGCGGCTGGCCAGCGAGCCGGATTTTGCCCCGCCGGCCAGCGAAATCGCCGCCAGCCGCAGATTCGTGCATGGCGAGGTGGCCGTGCTGGTGCTGATCCCGATCTTCGCCGCGGCCATGGCACGCGGCTATGGCATAGCCTGA
- the nth gene encoding endonuclease III, which yields MAVAKKVKSLPKADIEAIFARFHEIEPEPKGELDYINAFTLLVAVVLSAQATDAGVNKATKRLFELAPSPAAMVALGQDAIEAQIKTIGLFRTKAKNVFALSQMLLDRHNGEVPEDREALEALPGVGRKTANVVLNIWFKQPTIAVDTHLFRVGNRTGLAPGATPLAVEQALLKAVPPQYLLHAHHWLILHGRYVCKARKPECWRCAIAQWCRFEPKSPLPRGA from the coding sequence ATGGCCGTGGCAAAAAAAGTGAAGAGCCTTCCCAAGGCGGATATCGAAGCCATCTTCGCCCGGTTTCATGAAATAGAGCCCGAACCCAAGGGCGAACTCGATTATATCAATGCCTTTACGCTTCTGGTGGCCGTGGTGCTTTCGGCCCAGGCAACCGACGCGGGGGTCAACAAGGCCACCAAGCGCCTGTTCGAGCTGGCCCCCTCGCCCGCCGCCATGGTGGCCCTGGGGCAGGACGCAATCGAAGCCCAGATCAAGACCATTGGCCTCTTCCGCACCAAGGCCAAGAATGTCTTTGCCCTGAGCCAGATGCTGCTCGATCGGCATAATGGCGAAGTGCCCGAGGATCGGGAGGCGCTCGAAGCCCTGCCCGGCGTTGGCCGCAAGACCGCCAATGTGGTGCTCAATATCTGGTTCAAGCAGCCGACCATCGCGGTGGATACCCACCTGTTCCGCGTCGGCAATCGCACCGGGCTGGCACCCGGCGCCACGCCCCTGGCGGTGGAACAGGCCCTGCTCAAGGCCGTGCCGCCGCAATATCTGCTGCATGCCCATCACTGGCTGATCCTGCACGGCCGCTATGTCTGCAAGGCGCGCAAGCCCGAATGCTGGCGCTGCGCCATCGCTCAATGGTGCCGGTTCGAGCCGAAATCACCCTTGCCCAGGGGTGCCTGA
- the hisF gene encoding imidazole glycerol phosphate synthase subunit HisF → MTLKTRLIPCLDVMGGRVVKGVQFVDLKDAGDPVEAAIAYDAAGADELTFLDITASHEGRDTIFDVVARTAEHCFMPVTVGGGVRSIEDIRKLLLAGADKVAINSAAVSDPDFIERAADKFGNQCIVVSVDAKQRLAQRIGGDNKSEWEIFTHGGRKPTGLDAVEFAIRLVERGAGELLVTSMDRDGTKSGFDLALTRAIADAVEVPVIASGGVGSLQDLVDGVKEGHASAVLAASIFHFGTFTIPQAKHYLREHGVDVRMDRAA, encoded by the coding sequence ATGACCCTCAAGACCCGTCTGATCCCCTGCCTCGACGTGATGGGCGGCCGTGTCGTCAAGGGTGTGCAATTCGTCGATCTCAAGGATGCCGGCGACCCGGTGGAAGCGGCCATCGCCTATGATGCGGCGGGCGCCGATGAATTGACTTTCCTCGATATCACCGCCAGCCACGAAGGCCGCGACACCATTTTCGACGTCGTGGCGCGCACCGCCGAACACTGCTTCATGCCGGTGACGGTGGGCGGCGGCGTCCGCTCGATCGAGGATATCCGCAAGCTCCTGCTCGCCGGCGCCGACAAGGTCGCCATCAATTCGGCGGCGGTCAGCGATCCCGATTTCATCGAGCGGGCGGCCGACAAATTCGGCAATCAATGCATCGTCGTTTCGGTCGATGCCAAGCAGCGATTGGCCCAGCGCATTGGCGGGGACAATAAGTCCGAATGGGAAATCTTCACCCATGGCGGCCGCAAGCCGACCGGGCTCGATGCGGTGGAATTTGCCATCCGCCTGGTCGAGCGCGGGGCCGGCGAATTGCTGGTGACCTCGATGGATCGCGATGGCACCAAATCCGGCTTCGATCTGGCGCTGACCCGCGCCATTGCCGATGCGGTGGAAGTGCCGGTTATCGCTTCGGGCGGTGTGGGGAGCCTGCAGGATCTGGTCGATGGCGTGAAAGAGGGCCATGCCAGCGCTGTGCTGGCGGCCTCGATCTTCCACTTCGGCACCTTCACCATCCCCCAGGCCAAGCACTATCTGCGCGAGCATGGCGTGGATGTGCGCATGGACCGGGCCGCCTAA
- a CDS encoding DUF2628 domain-containing protein encodes MTLFAIFDSPARKSLAPVAIPEKFSWFAAILPPVFALVHGLWFELIGFVVALVGLSFAAPWLGPDATIWLYILFAGGIGFAAPGLRRHNLAARGWRHRGDRVAGDADLARLGALESRS; translated from the coding sequence GTGACCCTCTTTGCCATTTTCGATTCCCCTGCCCGCAAGTCTCTTGCCCCGGTCGCGATTCCGGAGAAATTCTCCTGGTTTGCCGCGATCCTGCCGCCGGTTTTCGCGCTGGTGCATGGGCTCTGGTTCGAACTGATCGGCTTTGTCGTGGCGCTGGTGGGCTTGAGTTTTGCTGCGCCCTGGCTGGGCCCGGACGCCACCATCTGGCTCTATATTCTTTTCGCTGGTGGCATCGGCTTCGCGGCCCCCGGCCTGCGCCGGCATAATCTTGCCGCCCGTGGCTGGCGCCATCGCGGCGACCGGGTGGCGGGCGATGCGGATCTGGCGCGGCTGGGCGCGCTGGAGAGCCGCTCATGA
- the hisB gene encoding imidazoleglycerol-phosphate dehydratase HisB, with product MRSVAYVREPPYPETPPMRTAKIARKTNETEISVSINLDGTGAHNMATGIGFFDHMLDQLSRHSLIDMDVSCNGDLHIDFHHTAEDVGIALGEAIRQALGDKKGIRRYASCDLPMDGTLTRAALDVSGRPFLVFRAEFSRDKVGEMDTELFREFFQAFAMNAGITLHIENFYTDNNHHLAESMFKAVARALRDAVEIDPRAADRVPSTKGVL from the coding sequence ATGCGTTCAGTCGCATATGTTAGAGAGCCGCCATACCCGGAGACACCGCCGATGCGCACCGCAAAGATTGCCCGCAAGACCAACGAGACCGAGATATCAGTCTCGATCAATCTCGATGGCACCGGCGCGCATAACATGGCGACCGGCATCGGCTTTTTCGATCACATGCTCGACCAGCTTTCCCGCCACTCGCTGATCGACATGGATGTCTCCTGCAACGGCGACCTGCATATCGACTTCCACCACACGGCCGAGGATGTCGGGATCGCGCTGGGCGAAGCCATTCGCCAGGCGCTGGGCGACAAGAAGGGCATTCGCCGCTACGCTTCCTGCGACCTGCCCATGGACGGTACGCTGACCCGCGCGGCGCTCGATGTCTCGGGCCGCCCGTTCCTGGTGTTCCGGGCCGAATTTTCCCGCGACAAGGTGGGCGAGATGGATACCGAACTCTTCCGCGAGTTCTTCCAGGCCTTCGCCATGAATGCCGGCATTACGCTGCATATCGAGAACTTCTACACCGACAATAACCACCATCTGGCCGAGTCCATGTTCAAGGCCGTGGCCCGCGCCCTGCGCGATGCGGTTGAGATCGATCCCCGCGCCGCCGACCGCGTGCCGAGCACCAAGGGCGTGCTGTAG
- the hslV gene encoding ATP-dependent protease subunit HslV yields the protein MSDNNFPGWHGTTIVSVRKGNKVVVAGDGQVSMGQTVMKHGAKKVRRLASGKVIGGFAGSTADAFTLFERLEARLEQYPDQLMRAAVELAKDWRTDRYLRRLEAMMIVADKKETLVLTGTGDVLTPDHGVTAIGSGGNYALSAALALADATELDAEEIARRAMKIAEEICVYTNGNVTLETIELDA from the coding sequence ATGAGTGACAATAACTTCCCCGGGTGGCACGGGACGACGATCGTTTCCGTGCGCAAGGGCAATAAGGTCGTGGTGGCTGGCGATGGCCAGGTCTCCATGGGCCAGACCGTGATGAAGCATGGCGCCAAGAAGGTCCGGCGCCTGGCTAGCGGCAAGGTGATCGGCGGCTTTGCCGGCTCGACTGCCGACGCCTTTACCCTGTTCGAACGGCTCGAAGCCCGGCTTGAGCAATACCCCGACCAGTTGATGCGGGCTGCGGTCGAACTGGCCAAGGATTGGCGCACCGATCGCTATCTGCGCCGGCTCGAGGCCATGATGATCGTGGCCGACAAGAAAGAGACGCTGGTCCTCACCGGCACCGGCGACGTGCTCACGCCCGATCACGGCGTTACCGCCATCGGTTCGGGCGGCAATTATGCGCTGAGCGCCGCCCTGGCGCTGGCCGATGCGACCGAACTCGACGCCGAAGAGATCGCGCGCCGCGCCATGAAGATCGCCGAGGAAATCTGCGTCTATACCAATGGCAATGTGACGCTCGAAACCATCGAGCTCGACGCGTGA
- the hisA gene encoding 1-(5-phosphoribosyl)-5-[(5-phosphoribosylamino)methylideneamino]imidazole-4-carboxamide isomerase — protein sequence MILFPAIDLKDGQCVRLKLGDMNQATVFNDDPAAQAKSFEDQGFEYLHVVDLNGAFAGESVNGAAVESILKAVKFPVQLGGGIRNLGHIESWLDKGLARVILGTVAVRDPALVKEAASKWPGQVAVGIDARGGMVAVEGWAETSELSVIELAKRFEGAGVAAIIYTDIDRDGVLAGINWESTLELARATSIPVIASGGLASMTDIERMTQPDYAVLEGAISGRALYDGRIDSREALALLRKAA from the coding sequence ATGATCCTGTTTCCAGCCATCGACCTCAAGGATGGCCAATGCGTGCGCCTCAAGCTGGGCGACATGAACCAGGCCACCGTGTTCAACGACGATCCGGCGGCCCAGGCCAAGAGCTTTGAGGATCAGGGGTTCGAGTATCTCCATGTTGTCGATCTCAACGGCGCCTTTGCCGGCGAGAGTGTCAATGGTGCGGCCGTCGAGTCCATCCTGAAGGCGGTCAAATTCCCCGTCCAGCTGGGCGGCGGCATTCGCAATCTCGGCCATATCGAAAGCTGGCTCGACAAGGGCCTGGCCCGGGTGATCCTCGGTACGGTTGCCGTGCGCGATCCGGCACTGGTCAAGGAAGCGGCCAGCAAGTGGCCCGGCCAGGTCGCTGTGGGCATTGATGCCCGTGGCGGCATGGTGGCGGTTGAGGGTTGGGCGGAGACGTCCGAACTGAGCGTCATCGAACTCGCCAAGCGCTTTGAAGGCGCTGGGGTCGCGGCCATCATCTATACCGATATCGACAGGGATGGCGTGCTGGCCGGCATCAATTGGGAGTCGACGCTGGAGTTGGCTCGCGCCACCTCCATTCCGGTGATCGCCTCCGGGGGTCTGGCCTCCATGACCGATATCGAGCGCATGACGCAGCCCGATTATGCCGTGCTCGAAGGCGCCATTTCCGGCCGCGCGCTTTATGACGGGCGGATTGATTCACGTGAAGCATTGGCCTTGTTGAGGAAAGCCGCATGA
- the dapB gene encoding 4-hydroxy-tetrahydrodipicolinate reductase, producing the protein MTQLKVVVAGAGGRMGAANIKAIAGHPDLVLHAAIDRPGSPAIGKDAGTLAGSDALGVLVSDDIDAVLAGADAIIDFTAPGASVALAQKAAARGLVHIIGTTGCSEADDAAIAAAGAAGARIVKSGNFSMGMVVLANLVRQAAAALADYDVEIFEMHHAKKVDAPSGTALMLGEAAAAGRNVLLKDKKVSGRDGHTGAREPGTIGFTALRGGTVIGDHLVILAGPSERIELNHKAEDRTIYANGAARAVLWAHGQKPGLYSMVDVLGLID; encoded by the coding sequence ATGACGCAGCTCAAGGTGGTAGTGGCGGGTGCAGGCGGGCGCATGGGCGCGGCCAATATCAAAGCCATAGCCGGCCATCCCGATCTCGTGCTGCATGCCGCTATCGACCGGCCCGGCTCGCCCGCCATCGGCAAGGATGCGGGCACGCTGGCCGGCAGCGATGCCCTGGGCGTTCTGGTGAGTGACGATATCGATGCCGTGCTCGCTGGCGCCGATGCCATTATCGATTTCACCGCGCCCGGCGCCAGCGTCGCCCTGGCGCAAAAGGCTGCGGCGCGGGGGCTCGTTCATATCATCGGCACGACGGGTTGTTCGGAAGCCGACGATGCGGCCATTGCCGCCGCCGGCGCGGCGGGCGCCCGCATCGTCAAGTCGGGCAATTTCTCCATGGGCATGGTGGTGCTGGCCAATCTGGTGCGCCAGGCCGCGGCGGCCCTCGCCGATTACGATGTCGAAATCTTCGAAATGCACCACGCCAAAAAGGTCGATGCCCCCTCGGGCACCGCGCTGATGCTGGGCGAGGCCGCGGCAGCCGGACGCAATGTCCTGCTCAAGGACAAGAAAGTCAGCGGGCGCGATGGTCATACCGGCGCGCGCGAACCCGGCACGATCGGTTTTACCGCTTTGCGCGGCGGCACGGTGATCGGCGATCACCTGGTGATCCTGGCGGGGCCCTCTGAGCGCATCGAGCTCAATCACAAGGCCGAAGACCGCACCATCTATGCCAATGGCGCCGCCCGCGCCGTGCTCTGGGCCCATGGGCAAAAGCCGGGCCTTTATTCCATGGTCGACGTGCTCGGCCTTATCGACTGA
- a CDS encoding VOC family protein, translated as MTITNALAGIAVEDIGEAIDFYERLFGRMPDARPINDVAEWKTPGGGWIQVFTDADRAGASALTLVVDDIAEELGRLGLHGIVPVAKAFGDFFKTAKFRDPDGNQIILSQPQQGTY; from the coding sequence ATGACCATCACCAACGCCCTGGCCGGCATTGCCGTGGAAGACATTGGCGAGGCGATCGACTTCTACGAGCGCCTGTTCGGACGCATGCCCGATGCCAGGCCGATCAATGACGTGGCCGAATGGAAGACGCCGGGCGGCGGCTGGATCCAGGTGTTCACCGATGCCGACCGGGCGGGCGCTTCGGCGCTGACCCTGGTGGTCGACGACATTGCCGAGGAATTGGGGCGGCTGGGGCTGCACGGCATCGTGCCGGTCGCCAAAGCCTTCGGGGATTTTTTCAAAACCGCCAAGTTCCGCGATCCGGATGGTAACCAGATCATCCTGAGCCAGCCACAACAGGGCACCTATTGA
- a CDS encoding TetR/AcrR family transcriptional regulator, translating into MSTSINAPYHHGNLRQALLEAALIILEREGEAGLGLRDLARAVGVSAAAPYRHFDSRAALLEALAVTGFQRFTAAMEAIPATNPPDLMAAMGKTYVLFALDNANLFRLMFSPQLSKDGRPGLRIAADMAFDTLRHVSGGDTRTGRIAALAAWARVHGLAVLLLDGQIALRAGEDTEALIAEIVEHL; encoded by the coding sequence ATGTCAACATCCATCAACGCCCCCTATCATCACGGCAATCTCCGCCAGGCCCTGCTCGAAGCGGCCCTCATTATTCTCGAGCGCGAGGGCGAGGCGGGGCTGGGTCTGCGCGATCTGGCGCGGGCCGTCGGCGTTTCGGCGGCCGCGCCCTATCGCCATTTCGATAGCCGGGCGGCCCTGCTCGAAGCGCTGGCGGTGACCGGCTTCCAGCGCTTCACCGCCGCCATGGAGGCCATTCCCGCCACCAATCCACCTGACCTGATGGCGGCCATGGGCAAGACCTATGTGCTCTTCGCGCTCGACAATGCCAATCTCTTCCGGCTGATGTTCTCGCCCCAACTCAGCAAGGACGGCCGCCCCGGCCTGCGCATCGCCGCCGATATGGCCTTCGATACCCTGCGCCATGTCAGTGGCGGCGATACCAGGACAGGCCGGATCGCGGCGCTGGCGGCCTGGGCCAGGGTGCATGGCCTGGCCGTATTGCTGCTCGACGGCCAGATCGCCCTGCGCGCCGGCGAGGACACCGAGGCGCTGATCGCCGAGATTGTCGAACATCTTTGA
- a CDS encoding phosphoribosyl-ATP diphosphatase: protein MPMTLETLDQRLALRAAASPDESYTAKLIARGVEKCAQKLGEEATEAVIAAVSRDKPELVKESADLLYHLLVLLRASGVALDDVMAELDARTAQSGLAEKASRKDNS from the coding sequence ATGCCTATGACTCTTGAAACTCTCGACCAGCGCCTGGCTCTGCGCGCCGCCGCTTCGCCCGACGAAAGCTACACCGCCAAGCTGATTGCCCGTGGCGTGGAAAAATGCGCGCAGAAGCTGGGCGAGGAAGCCACCGAGGCGGTGATTGCCGCGGTCAGTCGCGACAAGCCGGAACTGGTCAAGGAAAGCGCCGACCTGCTCTATCACCTGCTGGTCCTGCTGCGCGCTTCGGGCGTCGCGCTGGACGATGTCATGGCCGAACTCGATGCCCGCACCGCCCAATCCGGCCTCGCCGAAAAGGCCAGCCGCAAGGACAATTCCTGA